A single window of Nicotiana sylvestris chromosome 3, ASM39365v2, whole genome shotgun sequence DNA harbors:
- the LOC104227949 gene encoding GDSL esterase/lipase At1g74460, protein MKLTLTLPIFVTILTLLLGGCNCKIVQFIFGDSLSDVGNNNFLSKSLARANLPWYGIDFGNGLPNGRFCNGRTVADIIGDEMGLPRPPAYLNQSLTEDVILEDGVNFASGGGGILNETGTYFIQRFSLYKQIELFQGTQDLIREKLGSKEAEKFFQQARYVVALGSNDFINNYLMPVYSDSWTYTDKSFIQYLMDTLRAQLILLHSLGARELMVFGLGPMGCIPLQRVLSTDGQCQDKTNQLALAFNKATNELVVELSNTLPNASYKFGDAYDVVNDVITNPGNYGFSNSDSPCCSFGRIRPALTCIPASTLCSDRSKYVFWDEYHPSDSANELIAKELIKKLGFLKSNQTDVSPPTPAATSFSSDDVGQ, encoded by the exons ATGAAGCTCACACTAACCTTGCCAATTTTTGTGACAATTTTAACTCTTCTACTTGGAGGTTGCAATTGCAAGATTGTACAATTCATCTTCGGGGACTCTCTTTCAGATGTTGGCAACAACAACTTCCTCTCTAAAAGCCTTGCTCGCGCGAACTTGCCATGGTATGGTATTGATTTTGGAAATGGATTGCCTAATGGTAGATTCTGCAATGGCCGTACTGTTGCTGATATAATAG GTGACGAAATGGGACTTCCACGGCCACCAGCATATCTAAATCAATCGTTAACAGAAGATGTCATATTGGAGGACGGAGTCAATTTTGCCTCTGGTGGTGGTGGAATTCTAAACGAGACAGGCACCTATTTC ATACAGAGGTTTTCCTTATACAAGCAAATAGAATTATTTCAAGGAACACAAGACTTAATTAGAGAAAAATTAGGAAGCAAAGAAGCTGAGAAATTTTTCCAACAAGCACGATACGTTGTCGCCCTGGGAAGCAATGATTTCATCAACAATTACTTAATGCCAGTTTACAGTGATTCATGGACTTACACTGATAAATCTTTTATTCAATACTTAATGGACACTCTCAGAGCACAACTTATA tTGTTGCATAGTTTGGGGGCAAGGGAGTTGATGGTGTTTGGGCTCGGACCAATGGGGTGTATTCCACTTCAAAGAGTTTTAAGTACAGATGGACAGTGTCAAGACAAGACTAATCAGTTGGCTCTAGCcttcaacaaagcaacaaacgaACTTGTCGTAGAATTGTCCAACACTCTTCCAAATGCAAGCTACAAGTTTGGAGATGCATATGATGTTGTCAACGATGTCATTACCAATCCCGGCAATTATG GTTTTAGTAACTCTGATTCACCATGCTGCTCATTCGGAAGAATTAGGCCAGCTTTAACGTGTATTCCAGCATCGACATTGTGCAGTGACAGAAGCAAATATGTTTTTTGGGATGAATATCATCCTTCTGATAGTGCTAACGAGTTAATTGCTAAAGAGCTCATCAAAAAGCTTGGATTTTTGAAGTCCAATCAGACCGATGTTTCTCCCCCAACACCAGCAGCCACGAGTTTTTCATCGGATGATGTTGGACAGTAG
- the LOC104228003 gene encoding uncharacterized protein: MGRRSMRGDSGKVQIVDSVRLQKISTEYKFVLDEVCPEKPRDDATDDEQKAYQKWVKADEMAWCYILASMSNILQHQHQSMESTYDILENLKEMFGDQNRAAKQTAMKAPLNTKMVEGSSVRDHVLKMISLLNELEVLGANIDKDMQVEMILQTLPDSV; this comes from the exons ATGGGGCGACGCTCCATGCGTGGCGACAGTGGGAAAGTTCAGATCGTTGATTCTGTCAGGCTGCAGAAAATTTCCACAG AATACAAATTTGTGCTCGATGAGGTGTGTCCAGAAAAACCTAGAGATGATGCTACGGATGATGAACAAAAGGCTTACCAAAAATGGGTTAAGGCTGATGAGATGGCGTGGTGTTATATTCTGGCATCCATGTCAAACATTCTGCAACATCAGCATCAGTCTATGGAGTCTACTTATGACATTCTAGAAAATCTCAAAGAAATGTTTGGAGATCAGAATCGTGCGGCTAAGCAGACTGCCATGAAAGCTCCTCTGAATACCAAAATGGTTGAAGGTTCATCTGTTAGGGACCATGTTCTGAAGATGATAAGTCTTCTGAATGAACTGGAGGTCCTTGGAGCTAACATTGATAAGGATATGCAGGTTGAAATGATATTGCAGACTCTGCCTGATAGTGTTTAG
- the LOC104227941 gene encoding uncharacterized protein has translation MAGHFFHLFVAFLCFSHAIPITRSRSLLVDISQEHKVLENTHMAIMEERLEVDETIRRVLEAEAEVNDYPGSGANNRHMPRPQLGRSCAEC, from the exons ATGGCTGGccatttctttcatttatttGTGGCCTTTCTTTGCTTTTCTCATGCAATCCCAATCACAA GGAGCAGAAGTCTGCTAGTGGACATATCTCAAGAACATAAGGTGTTAGAGAATACCCATATG GCAATTATGGAGGAGAGGTTGGAAGTAGATGAAACAATAAGAAGAGTACTAGAGGCAGAGGCAGAGGTCAATGACTATCCAGGTTCTGGGGCGAATAATCGCCACATGCCAAGGCCACAACTTGGGAGAAGCTGTGCCGAATGCTAA